One window of Eublepharis macularius isolate TG4126 chromosome 17, MPM_Emac_v1.0, whole genome shotgun sequence genomic DNA carries:
- the ORAI2 gene encoding protein orai-2: protein MSTELNVPVDPPASACCAEPTAKGMDYRDWVRRSYLELVTSNHHSVQALSWRKLYLSRAKLKASSRTSALLSGFAMVAMVEVQLEMQYQYPQMLLIAFSACTTILVAVHLFALLISTCILPNVEAVSNIHNLNSISESPHERMHPYIELAWGFSTVLGILLFLAEVVLLCWIKFLPVDSVLKNDTAVVQKPSSHTGWQAALISTMIMVPVGIIFVVFTIHFYRSLVRHKTERHNREIEELHKLKVQLDGHDRGLQVV from the exons ATGAGTACAGAGCTGAACGTCCCCGTAGATCCTCCCGCCTCCGCCTGCTGCGCTGAACCTACTGCCAAAGGCATGGATTACCGAGACTGGGTCCGTCGCAGCTACCTAGAGCTGGTCACTTCCAATCACCATTCTGTCCAGGCCCTCTCATGGCGGAAGCTGTATTTGAGTCGAGCCAAGCTGAAAGCTTCCAGCAGGACCTCTGCGTTGCTATCTGGGTTTGCCATG GTGGCCATGGTTGAAGTCCAGTTAGAGATGCAGTACCAGTACCCTCAGATGCTGCTGATCGCCTTCAGCGCCTGCACCACCATTTTGGTTGCCGTCCACCTCTTCGCCCTTCTCATCAGCACTTGCATCCTGCCCAATGTGGAAGCGGTAAGTAACATCCACAACCTGAACTCCATCAGTGAGTCTCCCCACGAGCGCATGCATCCTTACATTGAGTTGGCCTGGGGCTTCTCCACCGTCTTGGGGATCCTGCTCTTCCTGGCTGAGGTCGTTCTTCTTTGCTGGATTAAATTCCTGCCAGTGGACTCCGTTTTGAAAAACGACACTGCCGTTGTCCAAAAGCCAAGCAGTCATACGGGCTGGCAGGCGGCCCTCATCTCCACGATGATCATGGTCCCCGTGGGGATCATCTTCGTTGTTTTCACCATCCATTTCTACCGGTCGCTTGTACGCCACAAGACGGAACGTCACAACCGAGAGATTGAAGAACTTCATAAACTGAAAGTGCAGCTCGATGGGCATGACAGGGGGCTGCAGGTTGTGTGA